Part of the Aquimarina sp. MAR_2010_214 genome is shown below.
CTCTAGAAGCTGGTATTGTAATGCACTTATTAATTCTTCGTCTTCGGGTTTGTTAAAATTAAAAGTTCTTGCTATTTGTGCACTTAGGGATTCTACCGAAGAGTTTCCTGCATATACTTGTATGTCTCCTTTTGGGATAGCAGTTTTAATTTTATTATCCCAACGAATACTTTGTATTGAGCTATGGTAAATACTAGGAAAATCAGGAATATTATTCTTCGACTTAATTGATTGATCATCATCTTGTTTTATAGCCCATTGTTTCCTGATCCATTCTCTTTCTTCTTTAATACGCTTTCTTTCAATATATTCATTCTCCGTTATATTACTAGAAGTAGTATCTGGGATATTGCCCAAAGGATCTTCATTATTGTCACTGTACCACCCTGTAACGACATATGTTAATGTGCATTTTTCTTTTGAATTAATTACGTCATCCAAATCTTTTAGATCATCATGAAAACCAAAAATATTTTTACAACTATGGTAGAATGAAGAGAAAAATGGATTGCCCACCCCCACGGCACTTACTGTTACTTCTGAAGAACTCTCATTAAATCCAGCATCCCATTCGGTTTTTTTTCCAATATTTTTAAAATCAAGTTTATTATCTTTTACCAGAAGCCAATTAGGTGTATTGTTACTATTAATAGCATCGCTTTCTATGATCCATATACGAGAGGGCATATTTTTTACCCCTTTATCTGTTCGAATCCTGGTTATCATCCATCTATTAGGAGCTATCGGGAAGCGAGTCTCATTAGTTTTGTTAGTCACAAAAGAGTGTCTGAGAGCTTTTGGTAACGACCAATGTAGATGTATTCCTTTTTCTAATCGGGTCTTATTTTTGATCTTAGGTTGTAGCTCATCTTGAAGAAAGACGCCTCCTGTATTGTTAAAATTAGGGCGTAAATCCAGACAATCTTCTTTGTCTTTCTTTAAAACTAATGCTTCCATATGTATGGGAACTAAAACGCTAGAATTATTGCTCATACCTTCTTTCTTAATTAATTTCTATTTTTACATTTATAGTTGCCTTTATAGGGCTATTTACCATTTGAAAGGTAAATTCTGAAGAGGTAAAATAAATAGTGTTACTCCCTTCTTGACTTTTTAACCAGTTCTTTTTTTGGAGCTTTTCTTGCATAGTACTTGCCAAACCAGCGATATCTAGAACATTATCTTTGATTAATTTTTTGGTCAGTTCTTCATTAATATTGAGCGTTTCACTGGTAATTATTCTATTTCTCCCATTGTCATCGTGTTTTTTGTTTTCATTTTTTAGATTCTTATGATATTCATCATTTACCTTGTTAACACCAAAATGAAGTCCTTCGTAGGGTTGTTTGATTTCTATAGTACTTATAACTCCATGAAAAACCCCAAGAAAAATGTCTTTATCAATTCGTTGAAAACGAAGAGCAGGTAATATATTTTTATGATTATCATATGCTTTAATTTCGATGCCACGCCAACCCGAAACGAGATCTGACCTTAAGAGAAACCCAGTAGTATTTAATCTCTTAACTTCTGTACCTTCTATATCTTCTTCTGTTTTTGATACTTCTTCTAAGATCTGTTCAGTATATTCCTTAATGAATGTACCAGACATGGCTTCTGTGAGTAGCTCTTTTCTGTTATTTATTCTCCCTATACTTAGCGCCCCATCCAATAGTGCCTCAACCCAATAAGGATCTACATAAAAAAGAGAAAGTGTTTCAGAAGAAAGGTTACCTTCTTTTATTAAGTACTTTTCATGAGGTATTAAATAAGAAAAAGGAACCCCTTTTAGCTTATATAATTCTCCTAAAAAATCAGTTATCTCTTGTGGTTTATTATCTAGCTTTGCTTGTTGTAACACCGTCTTAGGTTTAACTATTTCTACGCCAATTTTTTTTGCCAGATAATTAACTGCCATTTCTTTAGGAACAATTGGTGTTTTTGTACTTTCATCTTTATGCTCTAGTATTTTTTTGAAAAAATCTTCTTTTTCAGCATATATCTGTTGCTTTTTTTGCTGTGTAACCAAAGTAAGCATAGCATTAGAGAATCCCTGATTTTGTAATGCTAGCATGCGACCAAGCTGCCAGGCTGCTGCAAATGAAATATCAAAAAAACCTGTTTCTTTATCATATCTTAATGCTGTATCTGAGGAAATAAAAGTGTTGTTTTCTGAAGTGTAAGGAAAGAATTTTGGAAGAAAAGGCCCATGATACCAGGATATGATCGTTGCTCCAGAACGAGTTAAATGTTCTAAAGGCATATATCCGTCTTCAAAGAAATCCTTTACCTTATCTGTACTCTCATCCTTTTCGATTTTCATGCTTTTTACACCTAAATTCTCTACTAATTGAGAAAAAGTAGTTTCTCCAGAGTTTGTAAAATTCCAATGAGCCAATACGACAAGCCTTACTTTTTTTTCCTTTATATTATCTTTTTCTAAAAGCTCTTGATGACCTTCTAAGGAAATAAGTATAGCTGTATGAGATTTACTAGGAGTAGGTAACCTATTACCAACTACTACAGCAAAAACACCTTCTCCATCTTCATTTAAATCTGTAATTCCTTCTTGATCTTTATGAAGGATTTCTACTTCTTTGGCATGTGCTGTATAAGGAAGGCTCTTCTTAGAAGGAGCATATTTTTTAAATTGCTCCCAAGTAATATCAATAGTAAGACACGTATCGTCTTCATTTTCCCAATCCTGTAATTTTAAAACTTTTTTGGTAGGGGAGGAGTCATAGGCTTTTGGATAGATTTTTGGTTGAATTATAAGATCCTCTTTTTTTGGTTGAATAACGTCAGATAAGATATTGTTACTAATCGTGATATCCTTCATTTCATCCTCATCAAAAAGGAGTAATGCCATCCAGGGAACTGGTGGGTTTTTTTGTGCACTTGTTTTTTCTTTCTTTAGATATTCGGGTATTTTTCCATCTATGGTTCTTTCCCAGGGTAATGTTCTTCGGGTAAATACTACATGCGGTAATAACTCTGTATAATTTCCATATTGGTTTGCAGGAGGGTGTACAGAATAGATATCAGTAGGATTGAGAGAAAATCTAGCTGCATCAACAGCAAAATTAAAGGTTTTATTAATGGTCTCCTTGTTAGAACCATTTTTTATAGACACCTTTTGTTTTACATCAACACTATAATTACCAGATACTAGAGGAGGTACACAACATTGAATAATTTTGGTTTTTTCTATTTTTAGATTATTATCCATTTTTTACATTTAGAGTGTATTTAGGTATTTGACCAATACCGCATATGATAGGGGTTCCTTTAAAGTAAGTTTTACCGTTTAACATGATGTTTTCTATCATTTTCTCTTCCTTTTCTGGTATGCTAATACCAAAATCATCTAATTCTTCAAGTATCTTTTTGCGCTTTTCTGTAACTGATGAATTGTTATATGTTTCGGTTAGGATTCCTTTTTTATGTTCTCGAGTTCCATCTTCATTTAAGTGATAATATTCAAAAACCTTATTGGCATCATAAGCATTAGCACCTTTGGCTAGCTTAAATTTCCAACACAATGATTTTGATTTCTCATCAAATAGTCTAGAAAAATCGTATGGTTTTTGCTCGGCTACCTTTGGTAAAGGAGGTGGTTGCATCAATAATCCGGTAAGTACATCCGAGATCATTTTTGGAGCACCAGGATTTGCATTATTTAAATTTGATTTTCCATCTCCCCAAAGTGCTTCAGGAAGCTGTTTTGCTATGCAGGTTATAGACATGTTATGTACGTGTTCCCCCATCTTCTTTACAGACACCTCCATAATAAAATCTACCGCACCTATTTTGTAATCACAAGGCCTAATACCTATTCCTTTATTTCTATTCTCATAAAAACTCTTTTGGTTTCCTGTTATTAAACTGGTCTTACTGTCAATTTCATAATCATTATTATCATCATCTTTATTAAATATTAATCTAGTAACAGGAATAAAAGAATCAATAGTTATTGATAATTGAAGTGGATTAATAATAGGAGTTTTATCGTTTCCTTTTGTGGCGATCAGGCCATTATTGATTGAGATATTAATAGGGTCGAGTTCGCCACCAGTATTTTTTTGAGGAATAAAACTTTTGGCAAACTCTTTCCATTCTAACTTTTTGGGAGTAGGTTTTTGGATTGCTCCAAAACGTATGGTGAATGAAAATATAGACCAATCTATATATGCCTTTCCAGAAAAATCGGGACCCCAAATGTTTAATCGTGCTCCCATCTCAAAATTGAAATAAATAGGTATTCCCAAAATTTTGATACGTGCTTCTATTCTTAGTGTAATACCAATGCTTATTTCATAATAGAAAGGAGCCCAGTTAATTAGCATATCTGCCCAAATTGTAATGGTGACCTTAACGATAGAGGTTTTGTATAATATTTCCCATCTACCTCCTGCCATAACCGAAGAAGAGGTAAGGGCGTAGTACATCTGTCCTTTAATTTGTAACTCACTATTAATACGCCAACTTAATGCTAGTCGGGGTACAGTAGGGTAGTGGTCTGGTTTTCTAAATCTGGGATGATATCCTCCTAATGTAATTACAAAATCTCCTTCATTTTTACCTTTGATCCATGTGTAAAAAGCGAAGCCTCCTGATAATGTACAGTCTTTTGAAAGTATATATGAGTTTGGAGTTATAACCGACTCTACGGCAATAACATCACTGTCAGGTCCAAATTGTGCACGAATTTGAAGCTCTACATAGGCAATAGGCTTTCCTTTTGATGCATCTGGCCAGCGGAGTTTAGAAAGTCCAATCAAGGCAAACTCCATTTTGGTTCCAAAATTAACCGTAAGTAATACAAAGGATTCTATGATTTTAAAGGAGGTAAATTTGATTCCTACTGCCATCCAATAATCACCTGCAGATATTTCTACGGGTTTTTTCCCGTTTTTCATTGGAGTATCAAGCGAATTTAGAATTTTTGGTAATCCCTTATCGTTTTTGGGATTCATCGCCAAAGCTACTAAAGGATAATTATGAATTTCATCTAAAGAAGGAATATTAACTTTGCGGTTGTATCCAAACCCCGCGGCAACTCCAGTAACAAAAAAGAACGCAGGACCA
Proteins encoded:
- a CDS encoding DUF6603 domain-containing protein — protein: MTETKPLLVEVTGNTELKLGSGRSINSRITIGYRKFDGKNCLFSSFIFPEDEGIKIGDLILVFTRKNIDYIPKVLQDVSFKKFSINYTSGSINDADGLVIKFDCNIKINDKIFPASITINYNEKAEGGVLFSFSGILTIDKLQFSLNFIKKGKKSWYMFANYLNDGKTKIDYKNIISKFLGDEAIKKIPELSLELDECTAFIFYEKSHDNPKLLFGMGAGLDMDLTNLPMAGPILSESKAFAFEEALAIYNKGFVQKDFNDDVLKRLKNSKLSELLSKIEITIGAQISMKLRVNDTVIYQTLNTNISQKNSEEDTVQQQLGEITKQSILKPLDTAALSNAKWKKINKKIGPVSIQQLGFVFHNGRVIMLLDAGLEMAGMGIQLLGFGLSFQLKWPPSNVQFHLRGIGLSYQAPPIDISGMFLHSTENGTDIFNGGAVIKLKRFTISAIGSYAKAGDQTSLFIYGVHSGPIGGPAFFFVTGVAAGFGYNRKVNIPSLDEIHNYPLVALAMNPKNDKGLPKILNSLDTPMKNGKKPVEISAGDYWMAVGIKFTSFKIIESFVLLTVNFGTKMEFALIGLSKLRWPDASKGKPIAYVELQIRAQFGPDSDVIAVESVITPNSYILSKDCTLSGGFAFYTWIKGKNEGDFVITLGGYHPRFRKPDHYPTVPRLALSWRINSELQIKGQMYYALTSSSVMAGGRWEILYKTSIVKVTITIWADMLINWAPFYYEISIGITLRIEARIKILGIPIYFNFEMGARLNIWGPDFSGKAYIDWSIFSFTIRFGAIQKPTPKKLEWKEFAKSFIPQKNTGGELDPINISINNGLIATKGNDKTPIINPLQLSITIDSFIPVTRLIFNKDDDNNDYEIDSKTSLITGNQKSFYENRNKGIGIRPCDYKIGAVDFIMEVSVKKMGEHVHNMSITCIAKQLPEALWGDGKSNLNNANPGAPKMISDVLTGLLMQPPPLPKVAEQKPYDFSRLFDEKSKSLCWKFKLAKGANAYDANKVFEYYHLNEDGTREHKKGILTETYNNSSVTEKRKKILEELDDFGISIPEKEEKMIENIMLNGKTYFKGTPIICGIGQIPKYTLNVKNG